One genomic region from Streptomyces sp. NBC_01304 encodes:
- the ddaH gene encoding dimethylargininase encodes MPSQKALIRRPSPRLAEGLVTHLERTEVDADLAVAQWEAYAEALRAHGWETVEVAPADDCPDGVFVEDTVVMFRNVALIARPGAESRRPETSAVEQAVAALGASVNWVWEPGTLDGGDVLKIGDTVYVGRGGRTNAAGVQQLRAAFEPLGARVVAVPVAKVLHLKSAVTALPDGTVIGYEPLVDTPTMFDRFLPVPEESGAHVVLLGGGKLLLAASAPKTAELLADLGYDPVVVDIGEFEKLEGCVTCLSVRLRGLYA; translated from the coding sequence GTGCCCAGCCAGAAGGCGCTGATCCGCCGCCCCAGCCCGCGCCTCGCCGAGGGCCTTGTCACGCATCTGGAGCGGACCGAGGTCGATGCCGATCTCGCCGTCGCGCAGTGGGAGGCCTACGCGGAAGCGCTGCGGGCGCACGGGTGGGAGACCGTCGAGGTGGCGCCGGCCGACGACTGCCCGGACGGGGTGTTCGTCGAGGACACCGTGGTGATGTTCCGCAATGTGGCGCTCATAGCCCGGCCCGGCGCCGAGTCCCGGCGGCCGGAGACGAGCGCGGTCGAGCAAGCCGTGGCGGCGCTCGGGGCCTCCGTGAACTGGGTCTGGGAGCCGGGCACGCTCGACGGCGGGGACGTACTCAAGATCGGTGACACGGTGTACGTAGGGCGCGGCGGGCGGACCAATGCCGCCGGGGTGCAGCAACTGCGGGCCGCGTTCGAGCCGTTGGGGGCGCGGGTGGTCGCCGTGCCGGTGGCGAAGGTGCTGCACCTGAAGTCGGCGGTGACGGCGCTGCCGGACGGGACCGTGATCGGGTACGAGCCGCTGGTGGACACCCCCACGATGTTCGACCGCTTTCTGCCCGTGCCCGAGGAGTCCGGGGCGCATGTGGTGCTCCTGGGCGGCGGCAAGCTGCTGCTCGCGGCGAGCGCGCCGAAGACGGCCGAGCTGCTCGCCGATCTGGGCTATGACCCGGTCGTCGTGGACATCGGCGAGTTCGAGAAGCTCGAGGGCTGCGTGACGTGTCTCTCGGTACGGCTGCGCGGCCTGTACGCATAG
- a CDS encoding sensor histidine kinase: MEPEHIGKRARECLRDWLLPALVAAFQLAFWPGLKLRAGETPAAPDLVVCLAVAAVTSVALGLRRRRPVASALAVEAGLLVGLPAAEDATLMCSLAVVVALYSVAVHRPLGTAVLVTSVLLVSAGLRCVVRYDSLLEAGGEALVNFALYATAVGLGRGRARWYEGRLAAAQDLRRAEAARATAATSERTRLARELHDVSAHHLTSVVVTVDAARRLGDRRPELAEEALRFAAEGGRETMAALHRLVTAMRTSATDEESALEDRIAELAAGFARLGLRPAVRVAPPLAGLTGPVAEAAFGIVREALTNALRYAPSAAVRVEVSERDGTLQLTVDDDGPGGSAPGPRRDGLGSGPDGLGSGRGTTGMRERAAALGGTLTVGPRKGAAGWSVRASLPRTPAAAHHLHTLRPERSADLAIVLALAAIPLFVVLTLGVVPFAVAVLPAALHALPLLWRRQQPWRVLLGVLAAAWLAPAALALGVVEWEAAWALGIGGAFADGVALYSVAAHAGRARDTWSAILMTASGLAAALVVLGELSDFSEFSGDVSDPAGFLTFMTVLVTALLVVLLAPVWALGAAVRARRERIRGREHSALAATVQGAVVEAYEERQRIAAELRGAVLRRAEALVQRAGTGDLDGCAEQARAGLSAMRELLAALRELAAPPMGPAAPTVTMTRPTHPSDLKETSPSLSEC; the protein is encoded by the coding sequence ATGGAGCCGGAGCACATAGGGAAGCGCGCGCGGGAGTGCCTGCGGGACTGGCTGCTGCCCGCACTCGTCGCCGCCTTCCAGCTGGCCTTCTGGCCCGGTCTGAAACTGCGCGCCGGTGAGACGCCCGCGGCGCCGGACCTCGTGGTCTGCCTTGCCGTCGCCGCGGTGACCTCCGTGGCGCTCGGACTGCGCCGCCGCCGTCCGGTCGCCTCGGCACTCGCCGTCGAGGCAGGGCTGCTCGTCGGGCTGCCGGCCGCCGAGGACGCAACCCTGATGTGTTCGCTGGCCGTTGTGGTCGCCCTCTACTCGGTCGCGGTGCACCGCCCGCTCGGGACGGCGGTCCTGGTGACGTCCGTCCTCCTCGTCTCCGCCGGGCTCAGGTGCGTGGTGCGGTACGACTCGCTGCTCGAGGCGGGTGGCGAGGCGCTGGTCAACTTCGCGCTGTACGCCACCGCCGTGGGCCTGGGCCGCGGCCGCGCCCGGTGGTACGAGGGCCGCCTTGCCGCGGCCCAGGACCTGCGGAGGGCGGAGGCCGCACGGGCGACCGCGGCCACGAGCGAACGTACGCGCCTCGCCCGCGAACTCCACGACGTCAGCGCCCATCACCTCACCTCCGTGGTGGTCACCGTCGACGCCGCCCGCCGCCTTGGGGACCGCAGGCCCGAACTGGCCGAGGAGGCGCTGCGGTTCGCCGCGGAGGGCGGCCGCGAGACGATGGCCGCGCTGCACCGCCTGGTCACGGCGATGCGGACCTCGGCGACGGACGAGGAGAGCGCGCTCGAGGACCGGATCGCCGAACTCGCCGCCGGGTTCGCCCGGTTGGGGCTCCGCCCGGCCGTCCGGGTGGCGCCACCACTCGCCGGACTGACCGGGCCGGTCGCCGAGGCGGCCTTCGGGATCGTGCGCGAGGCCCTCACCAATGCCTTGCGGTACGCCCCCTCGGCCGCCGTCCGCGTCGAGGTGAGCGAACGCGACGGAACCCTGCAACTCACGGTCGACGACGACGGACCGGGTGGGTCGGCCCCGGGACCGCGACGGGACGGGCTGGGATCCGGACCGGATGGGTTGGGCTCGGGCCGCGGCACCACCGGCATGCGGGAACGCGCGGCCGCGCTCGGCGGCACCCTGACGGTCGGCCCCCGCAAGGGCGCGGCGGGCTGGTCGGTGCGGGCGAGCCTGCCGCGCACCCCTGCTGCTGCCCACCACCTGCACACACTGCGGCCGGAGCGGTCGGCCGACCTGGCGATCGTCCTCGCCCTCGCCGCGATCCCCCTCTTCGTCGTCCTCACCTTGGGGGTCGTGCCGTTCGCCGTGGCCGTGCTGCCCGCGGCCCTGCACGCGCTGCCCCTGCTGTGGCGCCGTCAGCAGCCGTGGCGGGTGCTGCTCGGGGTCCTCGCCGCCGCGTGGCTCGCCCCTGCGGCACTCGCCCTCGGGGTGGTGGAGTGGGAGGCGGCCTGGGCGCTGGGGATCGGGGGCGCCTTCGCGGACGGCGTGGCGCTGTACTCGGTCGCCGCCCATGCGGGGCGCGCACGGGATACGTGGTCGGCGATCTTGATGACGGCGTCCGGCCTGGCGGCGGCGCTGGTCGTCCTCGGTGAGCTCTCCGACTTCTCCGAATTCTCCGGCGACGTGTCCGACCCGGCCGGATTCCTGACGTTCATGACGGTCCTCGTCACGGCCCTGCTGGTCGTTCTCCTCGCCCCGGTCTGGGCCCTCGGCGCGGCCGTCCGGGCCCGCCGGGAGCGGATCAGGGGCCGCGAGCACAGCGCGCTCGCGGCGACGGTCCAGGGCGCGGTCGTCGAGGCGTACGAGGAGCGGCAGCGCATCGCCGCCGAGCTGCGCGGCGCGGTCCTGCGCAGGGCGGAGGCGCTGGTGCAGCGGGCCGGCACGGGCGACCTCGACGGCTGCGCCGAGCAGGCCCGGGCGGGCCTGTCCGCGATGCGCGAACTCCTCGCCGCGCTGCGGGAGCTGGCCGCGCCTCCGATGGGCCCTGCCGCCCCCACAGTCACCATGACCCGGCCCACCCATCCTTCCGACCTCAAGGAGACGTCACCATCACTGTCCGAGTGCTGA
- a CDS encoding CPBP family intramembrane glutamic endopeptidase — protein MTTYLQTPQSPQTLPPPALPYHRLALSSGQHRWWRPLAGTCVVVVGVALAALVVFAGGEVVGAVLDRPQDADGFRQLGALGDTAVALASLALGLPVVLLAARWAQRRPAGTVSSVTGRVRWAWLGRCLALALPLTGASFGIMVLLPEPADGGGELAWAGLTPFLTGLAMVLLLVPFQAAAEEYAFRGWLVQAVGAWCRSPWVAVLPQALLFAAAHGWGTPWGFADLFVFAVVAAWLTIRTGGLEAAIALHVVTNLLPFGLMAGTTDGFATDETAADMDWATFAVDVPMVCLYAAAVLWLAGRRGQRTQAKARAAGGHEG, from the coding sequence ATGACGACCTACCTGCAGACCCCACAGAGCCCGCAGACCCTGCCGCCCCCCGCACTCCCCTACCACCGGCTGGCCCTGTCGAGTGGGCAGCACCGTTGGTGGCGGCCGCTGGCCGGGACGTGTGTGGTGGTCGTCGGCGTCGCCCTCGCCGCGCTGGTGGTGTTCGCCGGCGGCGAGGTGGTGGGGGCGGTCCTGGACCGGCCTCAGGATGCCGACGGTTTCCGGCAGTTGGGGGCGCTGGGCGACACGGCGGTCGCCCTCGCAAGCCTCGCGCTCGGCCTGCCCGTCGTCCTCCTGGCCGCGCGCTGGGCGCAGCGCCGCCCGGCCGGGACGGTGTCGTCGGTGACGGGCCGGGTGCGGTGGGCCTGGCTCGGGCGCTGCCTGGCGCTCGCGCTGCCGCTGACCGGGGCGTCGTTCGGCATCATGGTGCTGCTGCCCGAACCCGCGGACGGTGGCGGCGAGTTGGCGTGGGCGGGGCTCACGCCGTTTCTGACCGGCCTTGCGATGGTCCTGCTCCTGGTGCCGTTCCAGGCGGCCGCCGAGGAGTACGCGTTCCGGGGCTGGCTGGTGCAGGCGGTCGGCGCGTGGTGCCGCTCACCATGGGTCGCGGTGCTGCCGCAGGCGCTGCTGTTCGCCGCGGCGCACGGCTGGGGCACCCCGTGGGGCTTCGCCGACCTGTTCGTCTTCGCGGTGGTCGCGGCCTGGCTGACGATCCGTACCGGCGGCCTTGAAGCGGCGATCGCGCTCCACGTCGTCACCAACCTGCTCCCCTTCGGCCTCATGGCGGGCACCACGGACGGCTTCGCGACCGACGAGACGGCCGCCGACATGGACTGGGCGACGTTCGCCGTCGACGTCCCGATGGTGTGCCTGTACGCGGCAGCCGTCCTGTGGCTGGCAGGGCGGCGCGGGCAACGCACACAGGCGAAAGCACGGGCCGCGGGCGGCCATGAGGGCTGA
- a CDS encoding WD40/YVTN/BNR-like repeat-containing protein: MRGMGNTSSQSPASKQWRKRIRVSAGVCGAALAATALAGPAQARGVDRGETAAASEGTYKSGDSGEMTGAAANGLAGKPGWQLKASGVEVRFRGLSAVSRSTAWVAGSKGTVLRTADGGKSWRNVSPPGAETLEFRDIEAFDGRRAVALAIGEGEASRVFRTEDGGATWTESFRNTDPKAFYDCMTFFDRSHGLALSDPVDGKYRILSTSDGGRSWKVLPNTGMPAAQEGEASFAASGQCLVSAGSKDVWLATGGAAHARVLHSGDRGLTWTATDSPIPAGDPARGVFAVAFRDRTHGLAVGGDYRADQASPDAAAVSDDGGRTWDLAAQPPPAYRSGVTWFPHSKSVALAVGPTGTDVTTNGGRTWKTVDTGSYDTVDCTKDFGCWASGEKGRIARLEG; this comes from the coding sequence ATGAGGGGAATGGGGAACACGAGCAGCCAGAGCCCTGCGAGCAAGCAGTGGCGCAAGCGAATCAGAGTGTCCGCGGGGGTGTGCGGGGCGGCGCTCGCCGCGACGGCCCTCGCCGGACCCGCGCAGGCCAGGGGGGTGGACCGCGGCGAAACGGCGGCCGCGAGCGAGGGAACGTACAAGAGCGGCGACAGCGGCGAGATGACGGGCGCGGCCGCGAACGGCCTGGCCGGCAAGCCCGGCTGGCAGCTCAAGGCGAGCGGCGTCGAGGTCCGCTTCCGCGGTCTTTCGGCCGTCAGCCGGAGCACCGCCTGGGTCGCCGGTTCGAAGGGCACCGTGCTGCGCACCGCTGACGGCGGCAAGAGCTGGCGCAATGTGTCGCCGCCGGGCGCCGAGACGCTCGAGTTCCGCGACATCGAGGCCTTCGACGGGCGGCGCGCGGTGGCGCTCGCCATCGGTGAGGGCGAGGCTTCCCGCGTCTTCCGTACGGAGGACGGCGGTGCGACCTGGACGGAGTCGTTCCGCAACACCGATCCGAAGGCGTTCTACGACTGCATGACCTTCTTCGACCGCTCGCACGGCCTGGCCCTGAGCGACCCGGTCGACGGCAAGTACCGCATCCTGTCCACCTCCGACGGCGGCCGTTCCTGGAAGGTGCTGCCCAACACCGGCATGCCGGCCGCCCAGGAGGGCGAGGCGTCGTTCGCGGCGAGCGGGCAGTGCCTGGTCAGCGCCGGGTCGAAGGACGTCTGGCTGGCCACCGGCGGCGCGGCCCACGCGCGCGTGCTGCACTCCGGCGACCGGGGCCTGACCTGGACGGCGACCGATTCGCCGATCCCCGCGGGCGACCCGGCGCGCGGCGTCTTCGCGGTGGCCTTCCGTGACCGTACGCACGGCCTCGCGGTCGGCGGCGACTACCGCGCCGACCAGGCCTCGCCCGACGCGGCCGCGGTCAGCGACGACGGCGGCCGCACCTGGGACCTCGCCGCACAGCCGCCGCCCGCCTACCGCTCGGGCGTCACCTGGTTCCCGCACAGCAAGTCCGTCGCCCTCGCGGTCGGCCCGACCGGCACGGACGTGACGACGAACGGCGGCCGCACCTGGAAGACCGTCGACACGGGGTCGTACGACACCGTGGACTGCACCAAGGACTTCGGGTGCTGGGCCTCGGGGGAGAAGGGCAGGATCGCCCGCCTCGAAGGCTGA
- a CDS encoding GOLPH3/VPS74 family protein — MPSGPLSLAAQLYLLAWDVPDETFPVIAAPRLTCAAHLPYLVRAGALTELAQGGLLRDADGVAEPVPHGRTGDVVLDGLLELMAASRPRSWQAWILVRAHATLEAVAAELVSAGYLRVRRRRLLGVFPYRQVELERPQFVEGLRAETLDVLGAARPVAEIAERDAALIALAAAGELNTLLPTAERMRHKKRIEALAERGATTAPALASLLTGLRAARIDAMSLS, encoded by the coding sequence GTGCCCAGTGGCCCGCTGTCGCTTGCCGCCCAGCTGTATCTGCTTGCCTGGGACGTTCCGGACGAGACGTTCCCCGTGATCGCCGCCCCCCGCCTGACCTGCGCCGCGCACCTGCCCTACCTGGTACGGGCCGGCGCCCTGACCGAGCTCGCCCAGGGCGGTCTCCTGCGCGACGCGGACGGTGTGGCCGAGCCGGTGCCGCACGGCCGGACCGGGGACGTGGTCCTCGACGGGCTCCTGGAGCTGATGGCCGCATCCCGCCCGCGCAGCTGGCAGGCCTGGATCCTGGTGCGGGCCCACGCGACGTTGGAGGCGGTGGCCGCCGAGCTGGTGTCGGCCGGGTATCTGCGGGTCCGCCGCAGGCGGCTGCTCGGCGTCTTCCCGTACCGCCAAGTCGAGCTGGAACGGCCGCAGTTCGTCGAGGGCCTGCGGGCCGAAACCCTGGACGTGCTGGGGGCCGCCCGTCCCGTGGCGGAGATCGCGGAGCGCGACGCGGCGCTGATCGCGCTCGCGGCGGCCGGGGAGCTGAACACGCTGCTGCCGACGGCGGAACGCATGCGCCACAAGAAGCGCATCGAGGCCCTCGCCGAGCGGGGCGCGACCACGGCTCCGGCGCTCGCCTCGCTGCTCACGGGTCTGCGAGCGGCACGGATCGACGCGATGTCACTGTCGTAG
- a CDS encoding SsgA family sporulation/cell division regulator: MSIVIEQAVEARLVAAAPRMPTIPATLHYDRRDPFAVRMAFPAPATLEGVDVSWVFARELLETGLENPVGEGDVRVRPYGYDRTVLEFHAPEGTAIIHVCSAAVRTFLKRSAALVPAGREHLHLDMDEDLLQLMRDA, encoded by the coding sequence TTGTCCATCGTCATCGAGCAAGCCGTCGAGGCCCGACTCGTCGCCGCCGCGCCGCGCATGCCCACCATCCCCGCGACGCTGCATTACGACCGACGTGATCCGTTCGCCGTCCGTATGGCCTTCCCGGCCCCGGCCACGCTCGAAGGCGTGGACGTGTCCTGGGTGTTCGCCCGTGAGCTGCTCGAGACCGGCCTGGAGAATCCGGTCGGCGAGGGCGACGTACGGGTGCGGCCCTACGGCTACGACCGGACGGTCCTGGAGTTCCACGCGCCCGAGGGCACGGCGATCATCCACGTGTGCAGCGCGGCGGTGCGTACGTTCCTCAAGCGGTCGGCCGCGCTGGTGCCTGCCGGCCGGGAGCACCTGCATCTCGACATGGATGAGGATCTGCTGCAGCTGATGCGGGACGCGTAG
- a CDS encoding YciI family protein: MFILELTYTAPLSDVEKEMEAHIAWVDEQFAAGTFIASGRKNPRDGGVILAVGDDRGAIEEITAADPFTVAGVCAYRVTEFIATRTAPELAAYKQQPRT, from the coding sequence ATGTTCATTCTCGAGCTCACCTACACCGCGCCCCTCTCCGACGTCGAGAAGGAGATGGAGGCCCACATCGCCTGGGTCGACGAGCAGTTCGCCGCCGGCACCTTCATCGCCTCGGGGCGCAAGAACCCGCGCGACGGCGGGGTCATCCTGGCCGTCGGGGACGACCGCGGTGCGATCGAGGAGATCACCGCGGCCGACCCCTTCACCGTGGCCGGCGTGTGCGCGTACCGCGTCACGGAGTTCATCGCGACGCGTACGGCGCCCGAGCTCGCCGCCTACAAGCAGCAGCCCCGGACCTGA
- a CDS encoding DUF6174 domain-containing protein translates to MHRKAGRTGRTGLYAVPGLVLALALGVTGCSDGTPRASTGTTAPGKVRAAEWEEPAAYAYTLESLGGERGGLGKYRITVRDHKVVKAVGLDEPGRRFVKEAKLDRVPTLGDLLDEYEDARGKEHADVAELENAADGHPMRINLDYLKNAIDDEAEYLITKYRQV, encoded by the coding sequence ATGCACCGAAAGGCAGGCAGGACGGGCAGGACAGGGCTGTACGCGGTGCCGGGCCTGGTGCTCGCACTGGCCCTGGGAGTGACGGGCTGCTCCGACGGGACGCCGCGCGCCTCGACCGGGACGACCGCGCCGGGCAAGGTGCGGGCCGCGGAGTGGGAGGAGCCGGCGGCGTACGCGTACACGCTCGAATCACTCGGCGGTGAGCGCGGCGGCCTCGGGAAGTACCGGATCACGGTGCGCGACCACAAGGTCGTCAAGGCCGTCGGGCTCGACGAGCCGGGGCGGCGGTTCGTCAAGGAGGCGAAACTGGACCGGGTGCCCACCCTCGGGGACCTCCTTGACGAGTACGAGGACGCGCGAGGCAAGGAGCACGCGGACGTGGCCGAGCTGGAGAACGCGGCCGACGGGCATCCGATGCGGATCAACCTCGACTACCTCAAGAACGCGATCGACGACGAGGCGGAGTACCTGATCACGAAGTATCGGCAGGTCTGA
- a CDS encoding response regulator transcription factor, whose translation MTVRVLIVDDQAVVRAGFAAIVGAEPDLDVVAEAADGARAVELAAELAPDVVLMDIRMPGMDGLTATRLLTGRADAPRVLVLTTFDQDAYVHDALRAGASGFLLKDAEPDELLTGIRVVACGDGMLAPTVTRRLIDTFARTAAPTAPDTAPLESLTPREREVLSLVAAGLANAEIAESLGVTVGTVKSHVNALLAKLGLRDRVQATIFAYDTGLARPRGTG comes from the coding sequence ATCACTGTCCGAGTGCTGATCGTCGACGACCAGGCCGTGGTCCGCGCCGGATTCGCGGCCATCGTCGGCGCCGAACCCGATCTGGACGTCGTGGCCGAGGCCGCGGACGGCGCCCGTGCCGTGGAGCTTGCCGCCGAACTCGCCCCCGATGTCGTCCTCATGGACATCCGGATGCCCGGCATGGACGGCCTCACCGCGACCCGCCTGCTCACCGGCCGGGCGGACGCTCCGCGGGTCCTCGTCCTGACCACCTTCGACCAGGACGCCTACGTGCACGACGCCCTGCGCGCAGGCGCCTCCGGCTTCCTGCTGAAGGACGCCGAGCCGGACGAACTCCTCACCGGCATCAGGGTCGTGGCCTGTGGCGACGGCATGCTCGCCCCCACCGTCACCCGCCGCCTGATCGACACCTTCGCGCGTACGGCCGCCCCCACCGCGCCGGACACCGCCCCGCTGGAGTCCCTCACCCCGCGCGAGCGCGAGGTGCTCTCCCTGGTCGCGGCGGGCCTGGCCAACGCCGAGATCGCCGAGTCGCTGGGCGTGACGGTCGGCACGGTCAAGTCCCATGTCAACGCGCTGCTCGCCAAGTTGGGCCTGCGCGACCGGGTGCAGGCCACGATCTTCGCGTACGACACCGGGCTTGCGCGGCCGCGCGGGACGGGGTGA
- a CDS encoding ABC-F family ATP-binding cassette domain-containing protein, with translation MSTFPASHTSITCTALGFSWPDGTEVFDGLQAAFGTGRTGLIGVNGSGKSTLLKLIAGELNPGEGAIRVAGDVGYLPQNVTLDTGLRVDVVLGIAETRAALHAIEAGDASEANFTAVGDDWDVEERAIATLDQLGLGHIGLDRTIGEVSGGESVLLRLAALLLGRPGVLLLDEPTNNLDLYARRRLYAAVEAWSGVLVVVSHDRELLDLVDQIADLRTGEIVWYGGNFSAYEEALAVEQEAAERMVRVAETDLKRQKRELADAHMKLARRVRYGNKMYAQKREPKIVMNARKREAQVSAGKHRIMHEEKLSQAKERLDEAVDAVRDDDEIRVDLPYTAVPPGRSVLTLSGLMLRYGAEVQGEFELRGPERIALVGRNGAGKTTLLRTISGELAAQEGEAVAHVPLRFLPQRLDVLDEKLSVAENVALRAPDATNNRIRARLARFLFKGAKADQQAATLSGGERFRAALAALLLAEPAPQLLMLDEPTNNLDMASVKQLTSALESYEGALIVASHDLPFLESIGITRWLLLDGKLQDITAEEVRELMSTR, from the coding sequence ATGTCTACCTTCCCCGCTTCACACACGTCCATCACCTGCACCGCGCTCGGCTTCTCGTGGCCCGACGGCACCGAGGTCTTCGACGGCCTGCAGGCCGCCTTCGGCACCGGCCGGACCGGGCTCATCGGCGTCAACGGCTCAGGGAAATCAACCCTGTTGAAGCTGATCGCGGGTGAGCTCAACCCGGGCGAGGGCGCCATCCGCGTCGCCGGCGACGTCGGCTATCTGCCGCAGAACGTCACGCTCGACACCGGCCTGCGGGTCGACGTCGTGCTCGGCATCGCCGAGACCCGTGCCGCGCTGCACGCCATCGAGGCGGGCGACGCGAGCGAGGCCAACTTCACGGCCGTCGGCGACGACTGGGACGTCGAGGAGCGCGCGATCGCCACCCTCGACCAGCTCGGCCTCGGCCACATCGGCCTCGACCGCACCATCGGTGAGGTCTCCGGCGGCGAGTCCGTGCTGCTCAGGCTGGCCGCGCTGCTGCTCGGCCGGCCCGGTGTGCTGCTGCTGGACGAGCCGACGAACAACCTCGACCTGTACGCACGCCGCAGGCTGTACGCGGCCGTCGAGGCCTGGTCGGGAGTGCTCGTCGTGGTCAGCCACGACCGTGAACTCCTCGACCTGGTCGACCAGATCGCCGACCTCAGGACGGGCGAGATCGTCTGGTACGGGGGCAACTTCTCCGCGTACGAGGAGGCCCTGGCCGTCGAGCAGGAGGCGGCGGAGCGCATGGTGCGCGTCGCCGAGACCGATCTGAAGCGCCAGAAGCGCGAACTGGCCGACGCCCACATGAAGTTGGCCCGGCGGGTTCGCTACGGCAACAAGATGTACGCGCAGAAGCGTGAGCCGAAGATCGTCATGAATGCCCGCAAGCGGGAGGCCCAGGTCTCCGCGGGCAAGCACCGCATCATGCACGAGGAGAAGCTGAGCCAGGCCAAGGAGCGCCTCGACGAGGCGGTCGACGCGGTCAGGGACGACGACGAGATCCGCGTCGACCTGCCGTACACGGCCGTGCCGCCGGGCCGGTCGGTGCTCACCCTGAGCGGCCTGATGCTCCGTTACGGGGCGGAGGTCCAGGGCGAGTTCGAGCTGCGCGGACCCGAGCGGATCGCGCTGGTCGGGCGGAACGGCGCGGGCAAGACCACGCTCCTGCGCACCATCAGCGGGGAGCTCGCGGCGCAGGAGGGCGAGGCGGTGGCGCACGTGCCGCTGAGGTTCCTGCCGCAGCGGCTCGACGTGCTCGACGAGAAGCTGTCCGTCGCCGAGAACGTCGCCCTGCGGGCACCCGACGCGACCAACAACCGGATCCGGGCGCGCCTTGCCCGCTTCCTGTTCAAGGGCGCGAAGGCCGACCAGCAGGCGGCCACCCTGTCGGGCGGCGAACGCTTCCGGGCGGCGCTCGCGGCGCTGCTCCTCGCCGAGCCCGCACCGCAGTTGCTGATGCTCGACGAGCCGACGAACAACCTGGACATGGCGAGCGTGAAGCAGCTGACGTCCGCGTTGGAGTCGTACGAGGGAGCGCTGATCGTGGCCAGCCACGACCTGCCGTTCCTGGAGTCGATCGGCATCACGCGCTGGCTGCTGCTCGACGGGAAGCTGCAGGACATCACCGCGGAGGAGGTACGCGAGCTGATGAGTACGCGGTGA
- a CDS encoding endonuclease V, with amino-acid sequence MINVRIPADWPTTEAEARAVQDDLRTRVVLGEPGPPPGTGHVTGVDVAYDDERDVVVAAAVVLDAATLEVVEEATAVGRISFPYVPGLLAFREIPTVLAALEELTAEPGLVVCDGYGLAHPRRFGLASHLGVLGGYATIGVAKNPFGFTHAEIDDPRGSAAALLDGAQEVGRAVRTQAGVKPVYVSVGHRVGLDTAVAHTLHLAPRYRLPETTRRADSLCRRALAEALAGQGRDTP; translated from the coding sequence ATGATCAACGTACGCATCCCGGCCGACTGGCCCACCACAGAGGCCGAAGCCCGCGCCGTCCAGGACGACTTGCGCACCCGCGTCGTGCTCGGCGAACCCGGACCACCGCCGGGCACGGGGCATGTCACCGGCGTCGATGTCGCGTACGACGACGAGCGTGACGTGGTCGTCGCGGCGGCCGTGGTGCTGGACGCCGCGACCCTGGAGGTCGTCGAGGAGGCCACCGCGGTCGGGCGGATCTCGTTCCCGTACGTTCCCGGGCTCCTGGCCTTCCGCGAGATACCCACCGTCCTCGCCGCGCTCGAGGAGCTCACGGCCGAGCCCGGCCTCGTCGTGTGCGACGGGTACGGCCTCGCGCACCCGCGCCGCTTCGGACTCGCCAGTCATCTAGGGGTGCTCGGCGGATACGCCACGATCGGCGTCGCCAAGAACCCCTTCGGCTTCACGCACGCCGAAATCGACGACCCGCGCGGGAGCGCGGCCGCCCTGCTCGACGGTGCGCAGGAGGTCGGCCGGGCCGTCCGTACGCAAGCCGGGGTGAAGCCGGTCTATGTGTCGGTCGGCCATCGCGTCGGCCTGGACACGGCGGTCGCGCACACCCTCCACCTGGCGCCCCGCTACCGCCTCCCGGAGACCACCAGGCGCGCCGACTCACTGTGCCGACGCGCCCTGGCAGAGGCCCTGGCGGGCCAGGGGCGGGACACCCCCTAG